A genome region from Streptomyces sp. SAI-135 includes the following:
- a CDS encoding aspartate/glutamate racemase family protein: MKTIGLIGGMSWESTAEYYRLLNEFTRERLGGLHSARCVLYSVDFAEIEQMQVQRRWAEAAEILAEAARSLEAAGADLMLICTNTMHKVADAVEAAVSIPLLHLADATADAVRASGLSRVGLLGTAFTMEQDFYRGRLEAGGLHVYIPGSEQRTVVHRIIYDELCLGVVKDESRAAYRKVMEDLVAFGAEGIILGCTEIELLIGPADSPVPVFPTARLHAAAAVDAALSD, translated from the coding sequence ATGAAGACCATCGGTCTGATCGGCGGGATGAGCTGGGAATCGACGGCTGAGTACTATCGGCTCCTGAACGAGTTCACGCGCGAACGACTTGGCGGGCTCCACTCAGCTCGATGCGTGCTCTACTCGGTCGACTTCGCGGAGATCGAGCAGATGCAGGTCCAGAGACGCTGGGCGGAAGCCGCCGAGATCCTTGCCGAGGCGGCTCGTTCTCTGGAAGCAGCCGGCGCCGACCTGATGCTCATCTGCACCAATACGATGCATAAGGTGGCCGACGCGGTCGAGGCGGCGGTGTCCATTCCGCTGTTGCATCTGGCCGATGCCACGGCGGACGCCGTACGGGCTTCGGGCCTGAGCCGGGTCGGTCTGCTAGGCACGGCGTTCACCATGGAACAGGATTTCTACCGAGGCCGCCTTGAGGCCGGCGGCCTGCATGTGTACATCCCGGGTTCCGAGCAGCGCACCGTCGTGCACCGCATCATCTACGACGAGCTCTGTCTCGGAGTGGTGAAGGACGAATCTCGCGCTGCCTACCGAAAGGTCATGGAGGACCTCGTCGCCTTTGGCGCGGAGGGCATCATCCTGGGCTGCACGGAGATCGAGCTTCTCATCGGTCCCGCGGACAGTCCTGTCCCGGTCTTCCCCACCGCACGTCTTCATGCCGCAGCCGCCGTGGACGCAGCACTGTCGGATTGA
- a CDS encoding MFS transporter — MGTAGRTGCCREQGQVMTSTSTSHTSARAWVGVVTLLAGALLPPLDFFIVNLAIPSIQDDLGGGDILGQQIVASYAATYAVTLTLGGRLGDLYGRRRIFLIGLVGFALASLLCGSAGEPWLLVVGRILQGLSAALAAPQSLALIRASLEGREQTIALGFHGATFGLAAVIGQSLGGLLVTADLWGLGWRVIFLLNLPIAALALLGSLFLHDPHTRGVEKLDWIGAILLFTGLAGIVIPLVEGRALNWPWWCFVLLVVAAGLLHRFWRFESTLSAVRNSERHVMPLVPPRAVTAPGVRIALTAVALFYSIAAFFLIFSEYEQSEGRTPLQASLDILPLGIGFLIGPLTVQYLMRIMPRRIAALGLLLETIGFLVFAALVAALDQTPWAAAPLALIGFGQGLALPSLIRIAVTHIPRTFAGLASGLVSATLQISAALSVAIIGGIYYASAGAYGSSPAIIAVSILIAVLLFGSSVLSVRAERVPSAETSTKVVGTHDGEVREGKTLSPVRDQ, encoded by the coding sequence GTGGGGACAGCCGGACGAACCGGATGTTGCCGAGAGCAGGGGCAGGTAATGACCTCGACTTCCACATCACACACGTCGGCCCGGGCATGGGTAGGCGTCGTCACACTGCTGGCCGGCGCACTGCTGCCGCCGCTGGATTTCTTCATCGTCAATCTCGCCATTCCCTCGATCCAGGACGACCTCGGCGGCGGCGACATTCTGGGCCAGCAGATCGTGGCCAGTTACGCCGCCACGTACGCCGTGACACTCACCCTCGGTGGCCGACTCGGCGATCTCTACGGGCGACGGCGGATCTTCCTCATCGGCCTCGTGGGATTCGCCCTTGCGTCGCTCCTGTGCGGTTCGGCCGGGGAACCGTGGCTGCTCGTCGTCGGTCGTATCCTGCAGGGTCTCAGCGCCGCCCTGGCCGCCCCGCAATCCCTGGCCCTCATCCGCGCAAGCCTTGAAGGCCGGGAGCAGACGATCGCCCTCGGCTTCCACGGTGCGACCTTCGGACTCGCCGCCGTCATCGGCCAGTCCCTGGGCGGACTCCTCGTCACCGCCGACCTCTGGGGCCTGGGCTGGCGGGTGATCTTCCTCCTCAACCTGCCCATCGCCGCTCTCGCGCTGCTGGGCAGCCTGTTCCTGCACGATCCGCACACGCGAGGCGTGGAGAAACTCGACTGGATCGGCGCCATTCTGCTTTTCACCGGCCTTGCCGGAATCGTCATTCCGCTGGTCGAGGGACGCGCGCTGAACTGGCCCTGGTGGTGCTTCGTCCTGCTCGTCGTCGCCGCCGGCCTGCTGCACAGGTTCTGGCGCTTCGAGTCGACCCTGAGCGCCGTCCGGAACAGCGAGCGCCACGTCATGCCCCTGGTACCACCACGAGCAGTGACTGCGCCCGGTGTGCGGATCGCACTGACGGCGGTCGCCCTGTTCTACTCCATCGCTGCGTTCTTCCTCATCTTCTCCGAATACGAGCAGTCCGAAGGGCGCACGCCGCTCCAGGCCAGCCTGGACATCCTGCCACTGGGCATCGGGTTCCTGATCGGACCGCTGACCGTGCAGTACCTCATGCGGATCATGCCGCGCCGTATCGCCGCTCTCGGCCTGCTCCTGGAGACCATCGGCTTCCTCGTCTTCGCCGCACTGGTCGCCGCACTCGACCAGACCCCGTGGGCCGCCGCACCCCTGGCGCTCATCGGCTTCGGCCAAGGCCTCGCCCTGCCGTCGCTGATCCGCATCGCGGTCACCCACATCCCGCGTACGTTCGCCGGCCTGGCCAGCGGTTTGGTCAGCGCGACCCTTCAGATCAGCGCCGCTCTGTCGGTCGCGATCATCGGTGGCATCTACTACGCGAGCGCCGGGGCATACGGGTCGAGCCCCGCGATCATCGCGGTGTCGATTCTCATCGCGGTGCTGCTGTTCGGCTCCTCTGTGCTGTCGGTACGCGCCGAACGCGTCCCGTCAGCGGAGACATCCACCAAGGTTGTCGGCACACACGACGGCGAGGTGAGGGAAGGAAAGACACTCTCCCCGGTGCGAGATCAGTAG
- a CDS encoding SsgA family sporulation/cell division regulator, translating to MHLVAPGGLAIPVTTHATYDSQDPYGVRVTFYPGEHAPVSWVFARDLLAEGTVRPSGFGDVRIWPGRADQTGLLFLKLSSFDGQALFTVPMDLVTPWLCRSYHLVPAGLEGASLDLDGELSRLLGEVA from the coding sequence ATGCACCTTGTGGCGCCAGGAGGACTCGCCATCCCTGTGACCACTCACGCTACATATGATTCACAAGATCCGTACGGTGTACGTGTCACCTTCTACCCAGGAGAGCACGCCCCTGTCAGTTGGGTCTTCGCACGGGACCTGCTCGCTGAGGGGACGGTACGGCCGAGCGGATTCGGCGACGTGCGGATATGGCCAGGTAGAGCGGATCAGACGGGCCTGCTGTTTCTCAAGTTGTCTTCCTTTGACGGACAAGCGCTGTTCACTGTGCCCATGGACCTGGTCACGCCATGGCTGTGCCGGTCATACCACCTCGTGCCGGCAGGCCTTGAGGGGGCGTCACTCGACCTCGACGGTGAACTTTCCCGACTGCTGGGCGAGGTCGCCTGA
- a CDS encoding TetR/AcrR family transcriptional regulator: MDGTNETVRRGRGRPRKFERKPALETAVRVFWQQGYEATGVAELREAMGGMPSASFYQLFGSKAELFTESIAHYRATYGRVLDPLTDASLDPKEAIRQTLSRSIAMQTDKEHPLGCMMVLAAPISDTDDPVYAMVAERRHITRSRVLDRVRQAIAEGALPPGTDAEAMAGLIYGFLMGISTQARDGVPAETMQRSADALLALWGQPDEPDVAESRGR, encoded by the coding sequence ATGGACGGAACCAATGAGACAGTGCGGCGCGGGAGGGGCCGACCCCGCAAGTTCGAGCGGAAACCAGCTCTTGAGACCGCCGTGCGCGTGTTCTGGCAGCAGGGGTACGAAGCGACCGGCGTCGCCGAGCTGCGTGAGGCGATGGGCGGCATGCCGTCGGCGAGCTTCTACCAACTGTTCGGCAGCAAGGCCGAGTTGTTCACCGAATCGATCGCGCACTACCGCGCGACATACGGGCGCGTCCTCGACCCGCTGACCGATGCTTCGCTGGATCCGAAGGAAGCCATCAGGCAGACCCTGAGCCGGTCGATCGCGATGCAGACCGACAAGGAGCACCCGCTCGGCTGCATGATGGTGCTGGCCGCCCCGATTTCGGACACGGACGACCCGGTCTACGCAATGGTCGCGGAGCGACGCCACATCACCCGCTCCCGCGTCCTGGACAGGGTCCGACAGGCGATCGCTGAGGGTGCGCTGCCGCCGGGGACCGATGCGGAGGCCATGGCCGGCCTCATCTACGGCTTTCTCATGGGCATCTCCACTCAGGCGCGCGATGGCGTGCCCGCCGAAACGATGCAACGTTCCGCCGACGCCCTTCTGGCCCTGTGGGGACAGCCGGACGAACCGGATGTTGCCGAGAGCAGGGGCAGGTAA
- a CDS encoding SDR family NAD(P)-dependent oxidoreductase: MTSHSHIADSAHTPQQTLTDEFPTWGRPSTSSPLAGTVALVTGASSGIGEGTALALAALGARVSVVARRADRLDALVEKIAGAGGHALAVGADLTDEEQAHAVVARTVETYGRLDTVVANAGVMILGPIMGADTTDWRRMIELNTLGLMYTAHAASPHLLEAAANGPRNVADLVLVSSTAGRMVRGGGGVYNASKYAVNAFGEAFRKEVTQRHLRVSLVEPGAVETELPLQNRPEVQERMYERYSTMECLRPEDVADTIGFIVTRPRHVAVNEVLVRPTEQQE; encoded by the coding sequence ATGACCAGTCATTCTCATATCGCGGATTCCGCGCACACGCCCCAACAGACTTTGACGGACGAGTTCCCGACTTGGGGTCGTCCTTCGACCTCCAGCCCGCTGGCTGGCACGGTCGCTTTGGTCACCGGCGCCAGTAGCGGGATCGGCGAGGGCACCGCGCTTGCGCTGGCCGCTCTGGGCGCCCGCGTGAGCGTCGTGGCCCGGCGCGCGGACCGTCTCGACGCACTCGTCGAAAAAATCGCAGGTGCCGGTGGTCACGCCCTGGCCGTGGGCGCGGACCTCACGGACGAAGAGCAGGCCCACGCCGTGGTCGCCCGCACGGTCGAGACCTACGGTCGCCTCGACACCGTGGTCGCCAACGCGGGCGTCATGATCCTCGGACCGATCATGGGCGCCGACACGACCGACTGGCGCCGGATGATCGAACTCAACACGCTCGGGCTCATGTACACCGCCCACGCGGCTTCCCCGCACCTGCTCGAGGCGGCGGCCAACGGCCCGCGCAACGTGGCCGACCTCGTCCTGGTCAGCAGTACCGCGGGTCGTATGGTCCGCGGAGGCGGCGGTGTCTACAACGCGAGCAAGTACGCGGTGAACGCCTTCGGGGAAGCCTTCCGCAAGGAAGTCACACAGCGCCACCTGCGTGTTTCGCTCGTCGAGCCTGGTGCGGTGGAGACCGAGCTGCCCCTCCAGAACCGCCCCGAGGTCCAGGAGCGGATGTACGAGCGCTATTCCACGATGGAGTGCCTGCGGCCCGAGGACGTGGCGGACACCATCGGCTTCATCGTCACCAGGCCGCGTCACGTCGCCGTGAACGAGGTCCTGGTCCGGCCGACGGAGCAGCAGGAATGA
- a CDS encoding TetR/AcrR family transcriptional regulator, translating to MGRRTDTRDRIIQASMRSMRERGFGATAISDIVTASGAPRGSVTFHFPGGKDEIAREVVTLRTTQLLERLDATAAESDSAAGFMTACVDAIAAEFADSQFTAGCPVVPVCIERSAQSDQLRLTSMAFFKAWRGAVAHHLAAHGVDGPRAERVATLAVSAIEGALVICRSERTVDALVAVREELRLLIG from the coding sequence ATGGGACGACGCACGGACACTCGGGACCGCATCATCCAAGCGTCGATGCGAAGCATGCGCGAGCGGGGTTTCGGCGCCACCGCGATCAGCGACATCGTGACCGCGTCCGGGGCTCCGCGGGGATCCGTGACCTTCCACTTCCCGGGCGGCAAGGACGAGATCGCGCGTGAAGTGGTCACGCTGCGGACCACCCAGCTGCTTGAACGGCTCGACGCGACCGCGGCCGAGAGTGACTCGGCTGCCGGCTTCATGACGGCTTGCGTGGACGCGATCGCGGCGGAGTTCGCAGACTCCCAGTTCACAGCCGGGTGCCCGGTCGTGCCCGTCTGCATCGAACGGTCCGCGCAATCGGACCAGCTCCGGCTGACCAGCATGGCGTTTTTCAAGGCATGGCGCGGGGCGGTCGCTCATCATCTCGCCGCGCACGGCGTCGACGGCCCCCGGGCCGAGCGCGTCGCGACGCTCGCCGTCAGCGCCATCGAGGGCGCTCTTGTCATCTGCCGCAGCGAGCGGACAGTCGACGCCCTTGTCGCCGTCCGCGAGGAGTTGCGACTGCTCATCGGCTAG
- a CDS encoding FAD-binding oxidoreductase yields MTVVDKAGGPGYDSTSASSAIVRFVELPLSIPYERWAAGKPAAAVPGSDVGHYLPPKPISSDAFFKDPDGELGALFTPGAGYVDDLEPAAANLAQAAVAEGADLRCRCAVTSLERTGSVWSVRVNADELLEATVVVTAAGPWSTAVNNLACIGDEFAVNIAPMRQEVHHVPLPASLRRIPGGAPIILDLDLGTYPRPDSDHSLLIGGTNPNATNWRGSTSRPRRPRPDLGSKPRPVAAPVGSRTSPSRTGPGTAGVHDVAGDWTPVHDRTDAEDHYVAMGTSGNQFKNAPVIGRPMATLVDGVESGHDHDAQPPV; encoded by the coding sequence GTGACGGTGGTGGACAAGGCCGGCGGTCCCGGCTACGACTCCACCAGCGCGTCCAGCGCCATCGTGCGCTTCGTCGAACTTCCGTTGAGCATCCCCTACGAACGCTGGGCAGCCGGAAAGCCAGCCGCGGCCGTACCGGGCAGCGACGTCGGCCACTACCTCCCGCCCAAGCCGATTTCCTCCGATGCATTCTTCAAGGACCCGGATGGCGAGCTCGGCGCTCTGTTCACACCCGGCGCCGGGTACGTGGACGACCTTGAGCCGGCGGCGGCCAACCTTGCCCAGGCCGCGGTGGCCGAAGGGGCGGACCTCCGCTGCCGCTGCGCTGTCACCAGCCTTGAGAGGACCGGATCAGTCTGGTCGGTGAGAGTGAACGCTGACGAGCTGCTGGAGGCGACTGTCGTCGTGACCGCGGCCGGGCCCTGGTCGACTGCCGTCAACAACCTCGCCTGTATCGGTGACGAGTTCGCCGTCAACATCGCACCGATGCGTCAGGAGGTGCACCACGTCCCCCTGCCTGCGTCCTTGCGCCGCATTCCCGGAGGGGCGCCGATCATCCTGGACCTCGACCTGGGCACCTACCCGCGCCCTGACTCCGATCACAGTCTGCTCATCGGTGGCACGAACCCGAATGCGACCAATTGGCGTGGATCGACCTCCCGACCACGCCGACCCAGGCCCGACCTTGGATCGAAGCCCAGGCCCGTCGCGGCGCCCGTCGGCTCACGGACCTCGCCGTCCCGAACCGGCCCCGGCACCGCCGGCGTCCACGACGTGGCCGGTGACTGGACCCCGGTCCACGACCGTACCGACGCTGAGGATCACTACGTCGCGATGGGCACCAGCGGGAACCAGTTCAAGAACGCGCCGGTGATCGGCAGACCCATGGCCACACTGGTCGATGGCGTCGAGTCCGGTCATGACCACGACGCGCAGCCGCCGGTGTAA
- a CDS encoding TetR/AcrR family transcriptional regulator: MTRARLIEATKDVLADAGRSGLSLRTVSAAAGTNIAAVKYHFGSRDALIDEVLEDLIGQLTARQIAALDALACSDRCGDVRSWVIAWAGPLIEVIVSDTPENRRLGRIIGRALGDRVDLAPQVRALVGDADKRLVRGLAQALAPIADAEVWLRVTVMASALAGLAGDAFTPMLQRAATAEPLRERLIDVLEPLACGPLT, from the coding sequence ATGACCAGAGCACGGCTCATCGAAGCGACGAAGGACGTCCTGGCCGATGCGGGCCGGTCAGGGCTGTCGCTGCGAACCGTCAGCGCAGCCGCGGGCACCAACATCGCCGCCGTGAAGTACCACTTCGGATCGCGGGACGCCTTGATCGACGAGGTCCTGGAAGATTTGATCGGTCAGTTGACCGCACGTCAGATTGCGGCGCTCGATGCTCTGGCATGCTCGGATCGGTGCGGTGACGTCCGGTCCTGGGTCATTGCGTGGGCCGGCCCGCTGATCGAGGTGATCGTCTCCGACACACCGGAGAACCGCCGGCTCGGCCGGATCATCGGACGGGCGCTCGGCGACCGAGTGGACCTCGCACCCCAAGTCCGGGCCCTTGTGGGTGACGCCGACAAGAGACTCGTTCGCGGGCTGGCCCAGGCGCTGGCACCCATCGCCGACGCGGAAGTCTGGCTGCGCGTCACCGTGATGGCGAGCGCGCTGGCCGGTCTCGCGGGAGACGCGTTCACCCCGATGCTGCAACGGGCGGCCACAGCGGAGCCGCTGCGAGAGCGGCTGATCGACGTACTCGAACCGCTTGCCTGCGGCCCGCTCACTTGA
- a CDS encoding MFS transporter codes for MIRRQQEQRRGTAAAVPGGVPTSRGSGRVSTWAPFAYTAFRILFVTQLVANAGRLMQVTGSAWAIQDHGGSPLQVSLIQTATYAPLVALGFAAGTLADRVNRRLLLVACQAWMALSATALSVATWIGWTDPLVVLALTFAIGLGTAIAAPTWAALQPSLVPSRFVGRAIALNGLTFNVAQAVGPALAGLVIAALGTQWIFAINAFALSCTVLALLAWKAPVPASRPTESFGQSLHAGLRCIMTAPQRQILTRLTIFMVPAISVMALTPVLADERLGLDGSGYGVLLATFGSGAALSVTIWSRVEGRGEAWGMSASAVLLTVALVTAAVCTQPVIVGAALLVSGMGYTLGSTCAYVAAQRVVDEAMRARVMAAYVVTSGAVVAASSAVWGIVARAGVATAFAVAAVLCGVSLAAGRRWPLPRGRDKQADETADSADLTGER; via the coding sequence ATGATCAGACGACAGCAGGAGCAACGACGGGGCACCGCTGCGGCCGTTCCCGGAGGGGTTCCGACCTCGCGCGGGTCAGGACGAGTTTCCACATGGGCTCCGTTCGCATATACGGCTTTCCGGATCTTGTTCGTGACCCAACTCGTCGCCAATGCAGGTCGACTCATGCAGGTGACAGGCTCAGCATGGGCGATCCAGGACCACGGAGGGTCGCCCCTACAGGTTTCGTTGATCCAGACTGCCACCTATGCGCCCTTGGTAGCGCTTGGCTTCGCCGCCGGCACACTCGCCGACAGGGTCAACCGCCGGCTGCTGCTCGTCGCTTGCCAGGCCTGGATGGCCCTCAGCGCGACCGCCTTGTCTGTGGCCACGTGGATCGGTTGGACCGACCCGCTGGTGGTACTCGCGCTCACCTTCGCCATCGGTCTCGGCACGGCGATTGCCGCACCCACCTGGGCAGCTCTCCAGCCGTCACTGGTCCCCAGTCGGTTCGTCGGTCGAGCGATCGCACTGAACGGTCTGACGTTCAACGTGGCTCAAGCAGTCGGTCCCGCGCTCGCAGGCCTAGTGATCGCCGCACTCGGCACACAGTGGATTTTCGCCATCAATGCGTTCGCCCTCTCATGCACTGTGCTTGCCCTTCTGGCCTGGAAGGCGCCCGTACCGGCGTCACGGCCCACAGAGTCCTTCGGACAGTCACTCCACGCCGGCCTTCGGTGCATCATGACGGCGCCGCAGCGTCAGATCCTTACTCGCCTCACGATCTTCATGGTGCCGGCCATCTCAGTAATGGCTCTGACACCCGTCCTCGCCGACGAGCGACTGGGGCTCGACGGTAGCGGTTACGGGGTGCTCCTGGCGACGTTCGGTTCCGGTGCAGCGTTGTCGGTGACCATCTGGTCCCGAGTCGAGGGGCGCGGAGAGGCATGGGGCATGAGCGCCTCGGCTGTCCTGCTCACTGTCGCGCTGGTGACCGCAGCGGTCTGTACCCAGCCTGTCATCGTAGGTGCGGCCCTCCTGGTCTCAGGCATGGGCTACACGCTCGGCAGCACCTGCGCCTATGTAGCGGCGCAGCGAGTGGTCGACGAAGCGATGCGCGCCCGAGTCATGGCGGCCTACGTCGTCACCTCGGGCGCTGTAGTCGCCGCGTCCAGTGCAGTGTGGGGCATCGTGGCACGCGCGGGAGTGGCCACAGCTTTTGCCGTCGCGGCCGTTCTCTGCGGCGTCAGCCTCGCAGCGGGCAGGCGATGGCCTCTGCCCCGTGGCCGGGACAAGCAAGCCGACGAGACTGCCGACTCCGCCGATTTGACAGGCGAGCGTTAG
- a CDS encoding aminotransferase class V-fold PLP-dependent enzyme, giving the protein MRELMNTTPVAEQTTPEAHAAETHDVLHRIREGLIGDGALLEGPYGPRRITYADWTASGRSLDFIEDFIREAVLPRYANTHTESSGNGRRTGHLREEARRLIEDAVGAHGSHHVIFCGSGSTAAIDKIIGLLGLRSVRRGASETAAALPEEERPVVFLGPYEHHSNELAWRESLADVVIIRDDVTGRIDLDDLRAALEKYSDRPQLIGCMSAASNVTGMMSDTDAIASLLHSYNALSFWDFASAGPYLPIRVDESAPGRRDHKDAVFLSPHKFAGGPQTPGVLVVHNELLRNAVPVVPGGGTVSYVGLDSHRYIPDPVPREEGGTPAIVESIRAGLVFALKESVGTDTIRSCEEKAWQDVRDRWAQHPGIHILGNTAADRLPIVSFLIRHGDEYLHHHFVTALLDDLFGVQARGGCSCAGPYGHRLLGIGTEQSYAHRDMVTDQGIEAMKPGWTRVSFPYFMSDAVREHIIESVELIATAGHRLLPDYVFDLGTGIWQHRATPSETAPGLRGALDATASVPPVEHAGEEVLAAHRERARSLLLSRRQETLSPAELPPAAEALRWFPLPDVCLRSTASR; this is encoded by the coding sequence TTGCGAGAACTGATGAACACCACTCCGGTGGCTGAACAGACCACCCCTGAGGCACACGCAGCGGAGACCCATGACGTCCTGCACCGGATACGAGAGGGACTCATCGGTGACGGCGCCCTTCTCGAAGGCCCGTACGGCCCGCGTCGCATCACCTACGCCGATTGGACTGCATCGGGCCGATCGCTGGACTTCATCGAAGACTTCATACGGGAGGCGGTTCTCCCCCGCTACGCCAACACACACACCGAGAGCTCCGGTAACGGCCGTCGTACGGGACATCTTCGAGAAGAGGCCCGGAGGCTGATAGAGGACGCAGTCGGGGCGCACGGCAGCCACCACGTCATTTTCTGCGGTTCAGGCAGCACGGCCGCAATCGACAAGATCATCGGCTTGTTAGGTTTGCGGTCCGTCCGCCGCGGGGCCTCTGAAACGGCGGCCGCCCTGCCCGAGGAGGAGCGGCCGGTGGTGTTCCTCGGGCCGTACGAACACCACTCCAACGAGCTTGCCTGGCGCGAATCACTGGCAGACGTCGTGATCATCCGGGACGACGTCACCGGCAGGATCGATCTGGACGATCTGCGAGCGGCACTCGAGAAGTACTCGGATCGTCCTCAGCTGATCGGCTGTATGTCAGCGGCATCCAATGTCACCGGAATGATGTCCGACACTGACGCCATAGCCAGTCTTCTGCACAGCTACAACGCCTTGTCCTTCTGGGACTTCGCATCAGCTGGACCCTATCTGCCCATCCGTGTGGATGAGTCGGCACCCGGCCGGCGTGACCACAAGGATGCTGTATTCCTCTCGCCGCACAAGTTCGCCGGCGGCCCCCAGACGCCAGGTGTTCTCGTCGTGCACAACGAGCTTCTGCGCAACGCGGTGCCGGTGGTGCCGGGCGGCGGCACCGTCAGCTATGTAGGACTCGACAGCCACCGCTACATACCTGACCCAGTGCCACGCGAAGAGGGCGGCACACCAGCCATCGTCGAGTCCATACGCGCCGGCCTCGTCTTCGCACTCAAGGAGTCAGTGGGCACGGACACCATCCGCTCCTGCGAGGAGAAAGCATGGCAGGACGTCAGGGACCGCTGGGCGCAGCATCCCGGCATTCACATCCTGGGTAACACCGCTGCCGACAGGCTCCCCATCGTCTCGTTCCTGATTCGGCACGGAGACGAGTACCTTCATCACCATTTCGTGACCGCACTGCTGGACGACCTGTTCGGCGTGCAGGCCCGCGGAGGCTGCTCTTGCGCAGGTCCCTACGGACACCGCTTGCTCGGCATCGGTACGGAACAGTCGTACGCGCACCGAGACATGGTCACGGATCAGGGTATCGAGGCAATGAAGCCAGGTTGGACCCGAGTCAGCTTCCCGTACTTCATGTCCGATGCCGTTCGTGAACACATCATTGAGAGCGTGGAACTCATCGCAACCGCAGGTCACCGTTTGCTGCCCGACTACGTCTTCGACCTGGGCACCGGTATCTGGCAGCACCGTGCGACGCCGTCCGAGACGGCACCCGGGCTACGGGGCGCACTCGATGCCACCGCGAGTGTCCCACCCGTCGAGCATGCAGGTGAGGAGGTGCTTGCAGCACATCGGGAGCGCGCCCGCAGCCTCCTCCTGTCCCGGCGGCAGGAGACCCTGAGTCCGGCCGAACTGCCGCCGGCCGCGGAGGCACTGCGATGGTTTCCGCTGCCGGATGTGTGCTTGCGGAGCACAGCAAGTCGATAG